In Pseudoalteromonas xiamenensis, the following are encoded in one genomic region:
- a CDS encoding ribonuclease E inhibitor RraB, which yields MQYPNDENGQLLAEMAEAGIDLTTLLPVDFFILFEQKPSAESFIKAMNEDELAPKMELQKCPDTGVWEVKTTVTMVPEHQLLSQTEQYLESIADQHDGYGDGWGILAD from the coding sequence ATGCAATATCCTAATGACGAAAATGGTCAGTTACTCGCCGAAATGGCTGAAGCTGGCATTGATTTGACGACACTTTTACCAGTCGATTTCTTTATCTTATTCGAGCAGAAGCCAAGCGCTGAGTCGTTTATTAAAGCAATGAATGAAGATGAACTGGCACCAAAAATGGAATTGCAAAAATGCCCAGATACAGGCGTTTGGGAAGTTAAAACAACCGTAACAATGGTACCTGAACATCAACTGCTTAGCCAAACAGAACAATACTTGGAAAGTATTGCCGATCAACACGACGGCTATGGCGATGGTTGGGGAATTCTTGCCGACTAA